TGTCGCTTCTGCCGCGTACGCACAATAATCGCAGCTTCGAGCAACACTTTAAATTTACGCTTTGGTGCGCTGAAACAGCGCTGCGTAGCAGAGGCGTGGTCTACGGCGTGTGTGCTGCAGCGGTGATCTTTGGGCTATACGGTATCTCGCAGCTGCGCGTCGAAAATAGCTTCATCGGCTACTTCAAAAAAAGCACCGACATCCGCGCAGGTATGGAGGTCATCGATACCAATCTGGGCGGAACGATCCCGCTTGATATCGTCGTTAAATTTAAAAGTGCAGGCGGCGCGGATTCTGCTGGCGAGAGCGAAAATTCCGCAAGCGGCAGCGTAAATTCTAAGAGCGGCGAAAATTCCAATCCCGTAGGACGAAATTTTGCGGCAAATTCTACTCAGCAAAATTCTATCGCGCAGAATTCTACCGCCGCGGTCCAAAATTCTATTGCAGGAAATTCCATACCTCAAAGTTCCGTTGCCGCGGCGCAAAATTTAAATGATCAAAATTTTACCGAGCAAAGCTCCGCTGCGGCAGCGCAACTAAGCGGCACCGTAAATTTAGAGCAGAATTCCGCCGCGAGCGACGATTTTGGCGATTTCGAAGCCGAATACGCCGCCAACGAAAACAAGCCGCAGTATTGGTTCACCTCCGAAAAGATGCGTATCATCAGCAAAATAGATGATTTTTTGAAAGACAAAAACGTCACGGGACACGAGTTTATCGGCAACGTAAGCTCGCTCGCATCGCTTTTAAAGCTCGGCAAGCAGATTAATCAGGGGCGCGATCTGGATGATCTAAGCCTTGCTCTAATCTACTCTGAAATGCCCGCAAACTACCGCGAAATGGTGCTTTCACCTTTTGTAAATATCGAAGCGAACGAGGCGCATTTTAGCGTCCGCACAATAGACAGCGATCCGCGCTTACGCAGAGCAAAATTCCTAAAAGATCTGCAAAGCGGGCTAAATTCTTTGCTCGAAGGTGAGCAGGCAAGCGCGCAGATCAGCGGTATAATGGTGCTTTACAACAATATGCTTCAAAGCCTGATGAGCTCGCAGATAGACACCCTGGGTATCACCGTGCTCGTGCTTTTCGTGCTTTTTGTGATCATCTTTCGCTCGTTTTCATACGCGCTTATCGCGATCGTCGTAAATTTAATCCCGCTTTGCGCCTGCTTCGGCATCATGGGCGTTGCGGGCATTCCGCTGGATATCATGAGTATCACGATAGCGGCGATTAGCATCGGTATCGGCGTGGACGACGTCATCCACTACATCTACCGCTACAAACGGGAGTTTGCGCGTAGCGGCGACGAGGCTGCGGCAATCCGCGCAAGCCACGCAAGTATCGGATACGCGATGTATTATACGTCGTTTGCGATCATTTTGGGCTTTAGCGTGATGATGATGAGTAATTTCTGGCCTACGATCTACTTCGGGATGTTAATATGTCTGGTGATGAGCCTGCTGCTTTTGGGCGCGCTCATAATCCTGCCGTCGCTAATAATGAGCCGAAAAGGCTTAAAATTTAGCCTCTTTAAAGCTAAATAAATTTTATCTCGCTATAATTCCTGCATTTGGAGAGGATGGCGACCTGGTGGCGTCTGCGGACTTCAAATCCGATAGGAGGGCGGTTGACCGTTTTCCGGGGGGTTCGATTCCCTCCCTCTCTCGCCGAATTCTTTTAAAAATTCCATCTTTAAATTTTATCTTTCACACTTTTAGCCACGTACTTCGCGAATTTATCTCAAATTTCAGCTCTAAATTTATCAGTTATTAAGTAGAGATGGGTAGCATTGCTCGTTAACTTTTCTTGAAGGAGCGAGTATGAAATACGCATTAGGCGCTGCGCTTGCGGCATTTATTTTTGCAGGATGCGGCGATGACGATGTAGGACTTGTCAAAAACTACACCCTGCCGGATTTCAAATCGATGAATATTGGTACGGCGATCGAGGGTTCAAAAATCTGCAAAAATATCACGTGGAGTAAAGAGGAAAACGGCGGATTAAAGACGGTTAAGATGGTCTGCGACGTGGATATGGAGAAAGTAAAGGTCGATGTAGATGCCTTTAACAAAAAATATAAAGAGGCTATGCTAAACACGTCTTTAAGAGGTGCCGTGCTTTTCTATAAAGATAAATCTGATGATAAACAACAGCGTTTACTTAAATTGGCAAATGAACATTGCAAAATAAATGAGACGAAATTTCAAGAGGAGCTCAAAGACAGAGGCAAAATAGATTACTCATTTCAAAAAAAGCCAGTTGATTGCGACGATAAATTAAAAGATGAAATACTAAAGGATGGTGAACCAAAAACTTCTGCGATTTATATGAGTAATATTATTGATTCATTAGAAGACGTCGCTTATTATTCGCAGCTAACGCCTAGCCAAATAAGGCTACAGCTTGGAAGGGCAGCAGAGCTGCCGCCACAGGCTGCGATCGAATTAAATTTTATCGTGAATGCCGATAAGAGCGTAAGTTTATCGGATAAATTTATAGTGACTAAAGATATAATTGATGATGTTATTAAGATAAGATCGGCATTTAATAATAGAAAAACGGCGGAAGACGCCCTTGCAACTTTCTACGAAAGACAATAAAATTTTATCTGAATTTTTAAAAGACGTTTCGGCTCGGAAGCGTTTCCGCAAAAGACGATAGCATTATTTTGCGGCTAAATTTTATGAAATTTTAAAATTTAGCCGCTTTTTTATATCGAAATTTCATTCAAAATTTTATGTGA
The nucleotide sequence above comes from uncultured Campylobacter sp.. Encoded proteins:
- a CDS encoding MMPL family transporter, translating into MKKIFRLIVAFPKITLALFTALALFFGYYSTKLEIDASSQTLLLDNDKDLQIWREVSKRYETPNFLVLAYTPAGDLLAPETIHKIEQIDAAFSKLDFVASVTDITNVPLLLNKGGGMSELLKHIPTLTDADVNLTAARREFATSPFYASNLVSADFHTTAILINLKSQTRYEELLRLRDGAKNALEQAEHEGNRSGAQISQLKDALKVAEQNFKSYRDELREKDHRDIMALRALIAGFEKEFAGDRLFLGGLNMIADDMVGYVRSDLVTYGLGALVLLLACFWLFFRQAKFILLPLIICAYSVVLAAGLFGFLSFEVTVISSNFIALQLIITVSVCIHLIVAYREFSARFHTFSQRQLVYAVLRERAMPCFFAIFTTVIGFMSLIFCDIKPVISLGIMMSVGISISLVTAFGVFGAVMSLLPRTHNNRSFEQHFKFTLWCAETALRSRGVVYGVCAAAVIFGLYGISQLRVENSFIGYFKKSTDIRAGMEVIDTNLGGTIPLDIVVKFKSAGGADSAGESENSASGSVNSKSGENSNPVGRNFAANSTQQNSIAQNSTAAVQNSIAGNSIPQSSVAAAQNLNDQNFTEQSSAAAAQLSGTVNLEQNSAASDDFGDFEAEYAANENKPQYWFTSEKMRIISKIDDFLKDKNVTGHEFIGNVSSLASLLKLGKQINQGRDLDDLSLALIYSEMPANYREMVLSPFVNIEANEAHFSVRTIDSDPRLRRAKFLKDLQSGLNSLLEGEQASAQISGIMVLYNNMLQSLMSSQIDTLGITVLVLFVLFVIIFRSFSYALIAIVVNLIPLCACFGIMGVAGIPLDIMSITIAAISIGIGVDDVIHYIYRYKREFARSGDEAAAIRASHASIGYAMYYTSFAIILGFSVMMMSNFWPTIYFGMLICLVMSLLLLGALIILPSLIMSRKGLKFSLFKAK